The DNA region CCCAAACGTTCTGCAGCCTCTTTCACGTCGATCAGTCGATCCGGTTGAGACGGTGCTGGAGCTAGCGAACTGAGGCGCATCACTGCAGTGGCGCGGATTTCTTCAAGCTGGCCCAGCAACTTCGGCAACTGCTCAGGCTGCATTGCGTGAACTGCACTCAACACGGTTTGGAGTTCTTGCATCATTCGATGCCTTTGGCGGATTCCCTTTTGGAGAATCCGCCCGGTTGGGTTGTGTTGTGATGAGTTGCACCCTCAAGGCTGGCTAGCCCT from Terriglobales bacterium includes:
- a CDS encoding helix-turn-helix domain-containing protein, with product MMQELQTVLSAVHAMQPEQLPKLLGQLEEIRATAVMRLSSLAPAPSQPDRLIDVKEAAERLGISANFLYRNSRRYPFTRREGRKVLFSSVGIDRYIAQKGR